Genomic segment of Geotrypetes seraphini chromosome 4, aGeoSer1.1, whole genome shotgun sequence:
TCTCTCTCGCTCGCCCCAGTCTAAAACCCCTGACCGTGGATTCCCTAAACTCATGTCTGCGTTTCATTTCCCTCAGTCTGGCACCAAATTCTTGAACTGCTTTAGTCactcctctcttccctttccttttgtccGAGGTTAGACTTGGATGCCCGGTAATTATGCAACCTGAAAAGCATCGCACAAAAGTCTACAAGCAACACCCCTAATGAATGAGAACAGGCTGCCCTTTGTGGGGAGCTTTACCTCCTTTGGGTAAAGCATCAAAATGTGAGCGCGGTTTGCGGTACGCCCTCAAATTACTCTCAAGCGAAGACCACACATCTGCTggcccaaaaaagaaaacagaaaaacatatatagagattgatttaaaaaaaaaaaaaaaaagaaaaagcaaagcgATGCTTATAATTAATTTcaattttattaaattataattaCTTTATGGAAGGACTATTTGGAGGGGAAAAGCAGATTTGTCTTATAGTTCTTCATTTGATGCAACACCAAATGAAGAATGAAGTCTGCGATTTGCCTTCGCACATTTTCTGTCACAATCGGTTttagcttttttttgttttgttaatgtATTCGTGTGCGATTCTTTGAAAGCAGCAGAAATGAGATGATTTATACTTTTCTGCCTTTACCGTAAACATTTAAGCCCCTCACCTCCCCCCAAGCAATAACTTGCAAACGCCTTTCCAGCTGAAAAGGAGCAAATATCTGAAAAGGGAGACTCAGACCACTATATGATGCTCTAATATTAAACGGGGGAAGAAAGTGGAGCAGAGAAAATCAGCCCCTCGGCTTCTAGCattaaacctttaaaaaaaaacctatccACTGGGGATCCTGTAGAAAGCATTTGTGCATGGTctgtctagagcagtgtctcaaactttgaAATGTTTTTCCTGGCACAttaattataaaattacaaaaccaacaaaaaatgaaatttgagagttatttatttaaagttctttaagttacgtatgggtaattgtaacaacggtgaaactaaagtagatagaccaGGATTGCTAATCGATGTGAAGGACAAGCTTGGCTCAGTAGTCGACAAGCAAAACGCGCATTTCATGATCCACCATCTGCgggttgttctctttttttaaaattgaatttcTGTCATTTAATTTTtggcagagctgaaaatccaagtttgcaaagatatgaAGATCCAAACGGGAACAacgccttgattgctttgttgctcaagttaggataactactgcataaaaaaaataaaattccttgTCGTTAGTTTCCAAGGAGCAAGCACGTCAGAGAACGATGCTcatctgggcggttgtatccttacgcacaccgACCGTACGTGACACACACGCCATCTAATCTAGTGtctatttatgaagggaattttttaaaaataaagtaaaattctggaatctctcatggcacacccacaATCTCTTTTGGCGCaccgtttgagagacactgctctagatttTAACCTGTCTCATGGGATAATGGTTTCTTCTCTGATaatatttattaatatatttttacCCATCCCTATCTTGGTTACGTTAGCCATTCCAAACGACTATAGTAACACTATTTTGGGGACAATTTCATGGGGACCATCTATTTGGGATCTGTGTGAGCAGATGCCAGTAGGATACCAGATGAGATTGCACCCATGAGATTTGGGTTCCCAGAAATAGACATAAGAGATTTGCTTAACAATATTGCTCGTGACTATTTTGGACTGAAAACTAAAAGCAGTGAGATGAACACTGGCTGTGGGCCATCAGGACCTGGTGAGCTGATCCTGGATTTTTATTTCCTGATTCAAATGGGGTGTTGGCAGTGGGggttataggggaaaactcccCGAAAGTCTGAGGCAGGTACTGAAAATCCTAGGACTGACTTTGACCTTGGTACTGGCGGTCAGCAAGATACGTCTGGGCTTGTACTCTGAATCAGATGatctgagggggtgctgaaaggttctcggcCCACCCAAGAAGACAATGGCATGGATATGgctcaatcgatgatctgaaacaacgtcaCAAAAcacagcatgcgctaaatcggctagcgggTCTTGGTATAAGGACCCCAGAATttggtttctgcaaattggcacttaacgaaataagataacactctttttcagcaacagtggcaaaataacgctcagaattttggaagttgagttggttgggctgacaacttttcagcaccccctcgtaagacAGTCTGATACCAACCCGCGCTTCTGCCCCCCAAAAACTAGGGTGGTTGTGCTGTTAGTCACGTTAAAGATAATAAATAGAAATCAAATCAAACAAAGGATAAGATGAGCCATATTGTCCTGTCCCGAGGAAGTAAGTTCTGGCCTTCCAAAGCTGGTTAAAACATGTATTGCTAGTTCAATAATAATAAGGTTTTATCATCAAAGATGGGAAAAAATAGATGTCTGGAGCTAATTAAGATGAACCAGAATCAAAATTTAGTATGTATTTCGCAATTGTTAAACAGAAGATATGTTCCGGAAAAAAAGAAGCGGGAAaacctttggaaaaaaaaagtgtttgaaaAAGCCGCACATGTCCTCTTCTAAAAATGAAAGGACAGGAATGCAATTGATAACGTTTGCACCCAGGCTCCCTATCCCCCTGAGCTGACTTTCTGGTCCACCGATAGCTTAGAGAGCCGGCTCTTGAAAGTGAACCGCTGCCGCTCCGCTTTCTTGCCCAGGTCGAATCTATTTCTAGCTATAATCGGGGtcatttccccccttccctcctccccccagcaAATTCCACCGCTCGCACCAAGCGTTTTCGCGAGTCGAGACATGTTTTTCAGCAACAGATAAGAGCCTACTCCCAAAACAAAATGTCCTTTGCAGATAATCACATATGACACGAAAGTAGCAAATAATAAGAGGCCATGACCTTCACTTATCATTTATCACGTGTGGCTTTAAAGGGATTTTAGAGTGGACGTTGGGGTCTTTGCAAGCTACTAACGTATAATTCCATAAATATAATCacaatgagtgtgtgtgtgtgtgtgcgcaccTGTATGTGTTtgtactcatatatatatatacacagacaCACAGACACAAACCTGTCATATACACTTATACAtaaatgtgtatactgtatatagattgCTATCAATATAAATACATTGTATACTTAATGTCAGTCCCGTGCTTTTTTCTCCAGATTCTCTTTACTGCCGGTCCTGCAGTAGGGTTCAAATGCGGAGGAGCTCAGATAGCGGGCAGACAGTTCTTGCAGGTTTCCTGCCAGGGAGCCAGCCATGGCGAGAGGGTTGGAGGAGAGACGGCTGGCCACCGTGCCCAGCAGAGAGGGCACCGGCAGGCTGAAGATGCCGTGACCCGGCGTGGAGGCTTGGAGTCCTGGTTGGGGGGGGCCGGCGGGGTGAGGCGAGGTCCCTGCGGCTCCTGTGCCAGTGCTGTTACTGGCCATGCTGGGCACCCTGAGGGCTGAGGCCAAGGCGCTGGTGGCACAGGGAGgcaggagcccaggcagccccgGAGGGGACAGCAGGCGACCTTGTTCCAGGAGCCGGAGGACGCTGCAGGTGGCGGCCGTCTCAGACACCACAGACCGCAACTCGGAGTCCTTGCCTTGGTCCTTCTTCTGCTTGGTCCTTCTGTTCTGGAACCAAACCTTCACCTGCAGGGACAGAAGCAGAACCAGTAGCAAGACTCAAAAGGCAACACGCAAGGTCCCAGGTCACAAGAGGAGAACATCCTCCATAGCAAACTCTACTTTATCCCTTCTCACTTAGATCTTTTCTATGCATCTATTAATATGAAAGCTATAAGCTCACACCCGCACCAGGTTTGCAAGCTATATACTGAATATAtctatagaaaaaaaaagtttaaattaaGAAAAGCAATTGTTAACCAGATGCAGAcggactccctcccaccaccaccttcAAAGTAAAGCAAATCCGTCTGTGCCACCTGTGCAGTTCCTAAAATCCTCATGGGAGCTACCCACTTCATTTAATCTGACAGGGAGTTCTCCTTCCGGCTCCCGTCCCAACAGCTTCCAGCCTCTCGTGGCCATAGATCGGTGCAGCCTCTAGCagaaaacaaatcattttcaattGGAATTGCAATTGAAAAAATGTTTAAACGGAAAGGAGTGGAAATCAGAAATGTGGAATCAAACTGCTGTCCTTTTCGTTATAACTGAGGAAGGGTGCATAAATGTGTTCTGTTATATGAAAGCATAACCCTTCTCTGAAAATTAAATTTCTCCGTCAGTTTCACATGTTGaaagaggatgggggagggggagggggataacaGCTCAGTTCGTGTTTGATTTTTATTTCAAAGCAAAGATGACAAACTGGGCGAGTGCCCTCTCAATCTACGCCCTGTCTTAGATACAGggtttttacaaatatttgtgttCAAAGAAGGATTGAACAGATCCGAAATGTAAGAAGAGACCAATCACACATGTTCACTAAATGTGAATATCACATAGTCTCCCTGTCTTTCCAGCACAGGTTTCCAGGGCTGGGAAGTTTAGGTCCCTCAGTCCCAGGACAGGTCCTAGTCAGTGGGTGCATGACGGCCAGGGCAAGAAGAGATGTTTATCTTCAtagtttttttattcatatttgaTCCTTAAATATCTTGGAAACTGGGAATtagcaatttaaatttaaaaaaaaacccaggagaAACATAGGGAACCTTTtgtatttaaaacaaattttatcgATGACTATTGCAGGACAAACCAGCAAAGATATTTAGGTTCTGCAATAAGAAAATCCAGATCCAAATACTTCAGGCTTTTCCTTTCCACTCTCTCCCAACTATTCTAGGGCAGGAAACTTTCCACTTTTTTTGAGCTTAAGTTCTCTCGCGGACTCGGGGCAGGAATGCAAGGGAAAAGACCAAACGAAACCCCCTTGTTCTCTTCGCCTCTCCCAGGGACTTTATGGTTTTGGAAGCACGCACTAAACCTGAAAACATTTTTGCGAATGTGAATTGAATCGTAGAATTGCGTCATTTAAGGCAATCGCGAGGCAGAATTCAAAACATCAGGAAAGTTGGTtttggttttgggggggtttgagggtttggggtttttttttttttgcttgtgctATAAAATGTGACATCATTGTATTCCACAATCACACAGAAAAGACAAATGACCTCTTCCTCTCGATTTAGACTGCACCTTAAGGACCTGGACATTCATATTGTTAGAATTCGGCAAGTGTGCTGATCTCATTTGATTTCATGCAAAACCAAAAATCAAACTGACATAACTAAAAACAAAAAGACCCCAGTTTAGTAAACAGCAAACAAGGCTTCCCTTTAGTTTCGCTTTTTAAGCTACAAACTTCTGTAGAGAATTAGGATGTGAAAAGTTCCGATTTTTTTGCAACTAGTATGAATGCATCACTCTCCTAAATTCTTCCTGCACTTTTTCCCTTCCGAAGGCCCCTAAGAAACCCTAGGAGTCCCCTAAGATCTCGGGAATTTAACGTCCAGACCGATTTTTTGCCTTGCCACTTCTGATTTCACGGCTTCTAGTCTGGCCATTGGGGTGGGAGGACTCTGCGGTCCGTTCGCTaaggcgctaaatgctaaagcgacCGCTAAAGCGGTTACATGCCTTAGTTTCCTTTAAGCGCCAATAATTTGGGATCAAACATGTTTCTGAGACTTCATATCAAGTTCATATGTGTatgttggggtggggagggggggaggggcagaaacaGCTAAAAATAAAGTCTGAAATTTGCCACTATCGACAGCGTTTCTGTCTCGGGCTCTATATTTTGACGAATGCGGGATTAAGTAATATGTAACAAGGTATATGGGGGTGTGTGCGTATTTACAAAATGGACATGCGTGTGTGCATCTACGAATTTTGGCCTCTGGCTGGGTTTGCTCTATGTGTGCCTCTAAGAGTCTACGAATGaatttctaagggctccttttacagaggtgcATTAGGGTCTGAAAGCACGGAACAGCGTGCTACCgcctctagcgcaccttagtaaaaggagccgtaaaTTTCGTCCACTATCCAAAGGTTTTCTTCAACTGAGTAAAGTCTGTGGGAATCTGTCATATGAGTCCATCTAACTGTCTGCGTTCAGACAATTTATATCATTTGGAAGCGATACTCGGGTACAGTCCAGCATTTACTTATACCGCAGATACTTCGACAAAGTTCATTGCAGTTCAACGTCAATAAAAAAATGGAGATGGCGTCcagaattacaatcttaaaatcaGCATGAAATTTTCTACTACTTCATTAAACAGATTAGTTTTCAGAgccttttaaaaacttttatt
This window contains:
- the VAX1 gene encoding ventral anterior homeobox 1 — protein: MDIRCSSDADAARLSKTLHQEGKGGPDTEGKLSKEQRGTFSGTDSAEHCTKSNALSSDSDYCRRILVRDAKGSIREIILPKGLDLDRPKRTRTSFTAEQLYRLEMEFQRCQYVVGRERTELARQLNLSETQVKVWFQNRRTKQKKDQGKDSELRSVVSETAATCSVLRLLEQGRLLSPPGLPGLLPPCATSALASALRVPSMASNSTGTGAAGTSPHPAGPPQPGLQASTPGHGIFSLPVPSLLGTVASRLSSNPLAMAGSLAGNLQELSARYLSSSAFEPYCRTGSKENLEKKARD